In Nostoc sphaeroides, the genomic window AGTGCCAGATTTTACCTTGGCGAGTTTGGTTGAAGATGAAGAAGTTTTACTTTTAGCGCGGCAAGCAGCAGAGAAAATAATAGAGATGGATGCAACTTTAGAGCGCTGGTATTTGATGAAAGAAGAGTTGAAATATCGGTATGAGCGATTGATGGGTGGGGCGATTTTGACTTAACATCTTAGAGGATGTTTGAAAAGTATGGGCTAATACAATCATACGTGTCAACTTAACGTTAAAGTTATGTCCCGCAAGGAACTGAAGTTCCTTGCTAATAGCGAAAGTCATATTAAGATGACTACAATATCTCCAAAAATCTTTAGTCTACTTCAGTAGACTTGAGCTAAAAGCCAAAGGAATTCATTCCAAGGCGGGTGAGGAAGTTAACAGATATAGGACTTACGCATTGACGCAAAGTACAAAATATGCTGGGCTTGAAAAACCACATCTGTGGTAGGGGCACAGCATTGCTGTGCCCTGAGAGCGCGAGTTTATGTATCATCAAGCAACGCTCAATAAAAGCCTGAAACGACCTATTTTCGTGAATGCATACCATGATTAATTTGTACGGTGCGTAAGTCCTAAGATAAGCCAAATAAGCTTAAGTTGACACCAATGAATACAATTCGCTACTAACCCAAGTTGCTAGTTATCAAAAAACGCCTATTTTTCAGTACAAAACCCTAAAATTTAGTATCTAGCAACACTGAAAAATAAAGATTTTGTATCATCTAGATACCATTATGGGGCACTAACTAGCAACTTACGTTACTACATGAACTAAGTCTGCCTCCGCAGACTAATAGAAAATTAAGGTTTTACGAATTACTAATTATTCACAATAGGGAGTACTCACGCCAGAGCCACTGCCATCACGCGAAAACCAACATGGTAGGCACGAGACGCGTGCGCGAAACTGAGGCGATCGGCAGAACGGCAACCCCCGGCATCGTAGATCCAACCACCGCCACGCAGCAGCTTTATATTATTATCTTTACCACTTAACCACGGAGTACCATCTGTTGGTGCGCCTGTGTAATTATCATTATACACGTCTTGACACCATTCCCATACATTACCATGCATATCGTATAAACCGAAAGAATTTGGTGGAAATTTTCCTAAATTTGTTGTTTGTTGACGATATTCACCTTTTGGAGCAGAACCGTAACGAAAGTTACCGTCGTAGTTAACTAAATCTGTGGTAATGGTTTCACCAAAATAAAACGGTGTAGTTGTCCCTGCACGACAAGCATATTCCCATTTGGCTTCACTGGGTAGCCTGTAGTTTTTTCCTGTTTTCTGACTCAACTTTTGACAAAACTCTACCGCGTTATCCCAACTTACTTGTTCTACAGGTCGTCCATCACCTTGAAACTTGGCAGGATTTGTCCCCATAATCGCTTGATACTGTGCCTGGGTGATTTCATACTTACCCATAAAGAACCCAGGTACTTTTACCTGATGCTGTGGACTTTCATCTTTATCTCTCTCTGCTTCTCCTTCCGGTGAACCCATCGTAAAGGTTCCCCCTGGTATCTGCACCATATCCAACGTGACACCATTCCCCAAGTCTTCTTCAAAATAGTTCGCTTGTTCATTACGGCGATTAGTGATATTTCCCTGTGCATTCACAATCACCGTTTCAAATTGAAAGGTTTTTAGGTTACTAGCAAATCTTGTGATTTCTGGTGTAGATGCTGGTCTACTTGTTGGTGTAGTTTCTCCTGAATCAGATTGCCAAAAACGTGGTAATACAATTGCCAAACCCAACCCAGCACCCGCAAACCCAACAGTTTGAATCACCTTTCGCCGTGACCAGTTCGGGGAGATTATTTTTGTTGGCGGTGGTGTTTGTATGGTTGGTGTTGTTATGGTTGGTGTTGATTGTCGCTGTTGTGGCGTTGACAGTTTGAGTGCTTCTAACGCTTCCACTGCTGAAGGGTATCTATCTCGAAAGTGATAACTCACCATCTTATTTAACACCAGAGCCAGTTTTTCAGTGACATTTGCCCAATTGCGCCAAATCACTTCACCGTCAGTAGGGTCTTTTGGTAGTTCGTGGGGTTGTAACCCAGTTAAAGCTTGAATCGCTAACATCCCCACCGCATAAACATCGCTACTTAACTTTGGTTGTCCGCCTGCTTGTTCACTTGGCATATAACCAAGACTACCAATGGTAACGCTGACACTAGTTTGACCTTGGGAATTCACCATCACGGTGTTTACTTCTTTGACTGCACCAAAGTCAATTAGCACTATTTTACCGTCTTGCCGACGACGCATTAAGTTCTGGGGTTTGATGTCGCGGTGAATGATATTTTTTTTGTGGACTACTGCTAATATTTCTAGGATTTCTTCTAATAGTTTGGTGACTGCTATTTGTGTTAACTTTTGACCGGGAATAACTTCATAGCTTAAATCTTCCCCATCTACAAATTCTTGGACTAAATAAAATTGACCTTGTTCTTCAAAGTGGGCAAATAGTCGCGGTATCTGGTCGCTATCATTACCTAAGCGGTATAAAACCTGGGCTTCGCTATCAAATAATCTTCTAACGATTTGTAATACTGCTGGGTCGGAGTTGGGTTTGAGGTGTTTGACTACACACTGGGGTTGGTTGGGTAAGTCTAGGTCTACTGCTAAATAAGTATCGCCAAATCCCCCACTTCCGAGGATTTTGATGATTTTATAGTGGTTACGGAGGACTGTACCAGTCGTAGGCATGGTTTTTGACTTGGTAGTGGGGATTTTGGTTATTGTGCCAAATTTCTGGGTGTTAGGGCAAGATAATTGTTTTCACGCACAGACATAAAGGCGCAAAGAAGAGCAACATCTCTGACTTTGGCTCTTGCCTTTTTAAGTCTAATTTATTACTCACCGGGCGGTTAGAAACCGCGTCTACACAAACAAAACCCACCGATCTGGGTTAAAAACCTTTGATTTTATACCGATTCAATTAATGATTGCAACACATCCTTGGGTAAAGACGCGATGAATCGCGTCTCTACAAATGGTGTATTTGTCGCATTCTTTTTTTTAATTGGTATTACATAAAAATTATGCCTAAATTAAGCCCAAACTCACGATGCTTGCTGCATCTCAGTATAGGCTTGGTAAACACCCTTCACGTTGTACCAGTTGAGAAAAATTCGGGCAATTTCTAAAGCTAATTGCGGTTTACCTAAGTTAATTAGCCATTGCAATAACGGAGCCATTGTGCGTTCGTTAAGTGCGCCATTGAGTGACAAAATTCCCCAAAGTAAGCGATGCAGCCAAGTCATTTGAATCATCATTCGCACTTCCAATGTGGGATGTTTTTGATAAAACAAAACTCCCATACGCCCACGTTGAATTTCTTGGTCAATCAATCGCGGAATTTGCTCTAATTTAAATGCTGGATGCCAGTGATATCCTACGGCTTCGGGACATTTAATTAATGTCAAACCTAGTTTTTTTAGCCGCACACCTAATTCTAAATCTTCCCAGCCATAGAGTTGGAAGCTGGTGTCAAAAAGTCCAGCTTTCTCTAGCCAATGTTTAGGGATTGCTACATTTCCCGTAGCAAAAAAAGCTGCTGAAAAATCTGTGACTTTGTAGGGTTCAGCAGTTGGGTTGTTGAAATTACAAGTATTAATAACTGCACCGTAAGTGAAAAAGCGATCGCTCCCCAATTTCTCTTGTCCCTGCACTAGCGCCTCAGCATGAGCTTGCAAGAAATTCTCTAGCACTACTAAATCGCTATCAATAAAGATAATTGTATCTCCCAGCGCCTGTTCTACACCCAGATTCCGCGCCGCAGCTGGGCCAGCATGATCTTGCCCAAACCAGCGCACATGGGGAAATTCTTCTTTGTGTCCTGCTAACCACTCCAATGTGCCATCAGTAGAACCATCATCCACCAAGACAATCTCGTAATCAGTAACCGAACTTGACTTACTCAACTCCTGCACCTCCAAGGCGCGGAGGCACTTTTCTAAAATCGGTTGGCGATTATAAGTCGGTATCACAACGCTGAAAAACACAGTCTCACCCACAACACTATCCATCTTCAGCATAGGACAGATGAGACGCTGACACTGTTCCTTATCTGGTTCTAGCGGCAGAAGTAGTCAATCTGCTGATGATGCAATATTTGCTAGACATTTAAAAACAGCTATATAAACTTACCAAGTTTAAAACCTGAAAATATAAATTTTTGCATATCTGTTAAATATTATTTTGCTTTGAAACTTATAAGTATTTGTACTTTGAAAGCTTATCTTTACGTAAAAAATAACAACTGATAAATTCAAATTAATCAATATATAACCTAATGTTAACACTTAGTACATAAATTAATAGAAACTTCATAAATCTTCTTTGCGTAAGCAGCATCAGCCAACCTTAATCTGTTATTCACTGCTATTTATTAGCTGTGAAAGATGCATCAACTTCCAATAAATATCTAAGTAATTTCTGTAAATATTTAGAGTTTCTCTTTACTGAATTACTCATGTTCATTGAGAGATGAACTGACTAGCAACCTCATAAGCCTTAAGTGGAGAACAAAGAATGAAAGGACGCTTTCACCCTAAAAACAATTTGACCCTCAACCCATCTGGTAACGAGTCAATTCATGATGTGATTGACCGCGTTAGTCTTAGTCGGCGGCGGTTTATCATGACGGCTGTGGGTACGTCGGTGCTAACTGTTCTGGGCGATGTTTCTATTGGTGGCTTTCTCCAAAGTGTTGATGCAGCTCCGATTCCAAAAGGAACTGGATTCGCTGGCATAGGCTTTAAGAGCATCCCACCGAATCTACTCAACCCAGCTACAGGGCTGCTGGAAAAGGATCTTGTCAGTGTTCCTGAAGGTTATACAGCTAAAGTACTGATTGCTTGGGGAGATCCGATCGCACCTGGTGGCCCAACTTGGCTAGCAGATGCCTCTCAAGATGCAGCTGCTCAAGGAAAGCAGTTTGGTATGCACAATGATGGAATGCACTACTTCCCTTTACAGCCAGGGAATGTTGTTGGTCGGACAGTAAGTTCACAAGCAAGATCACTTAGAGGCTTTGTAAATAAGCCAATCAATACTGGTCTGCTGTGCGTGAACCATGAATATACCCAGGAATCAATTTTGCATCCTGATGGTCTGGATGTAGTCACAATTGCCAAAGTACGTAAATCTCAGGCTGCTCATGGCGTTTCTGTTGTAGAAATTTCCAAAAACGGCAATGAGTGGAGTTTCAACCGCAATTCGCGTTATGGTCGCCGCATTACTGGCAACACCGAGATGCGAGTATCAGGGCCTGCGGCTGGCAATGCACTGTTAAAATCGAAAAAGTTTTCAATTCAGCCAACTGGCTCCGTTGATACTGGCACACGAAACGACGGCTATACCGCTTATGGTACGCTCAACAACTGCGCTAATGGCTACACTCCTTGGGGCACTTACTTAACGTGTGAGGAGAACTGGAACGGCTACTTTGCTAATTCCACACGAGATGTAGTTGCAATTCCAGGCATCGAAAAGTCCGATATCCTGGCAGGACAAAATCGGTACGGTATTTCAACATCATCTAGCTATCGCTGGCCTGAGGTTGATCCACGCTTCGATGCCAGCACCAACCCACTCGAACCCCATTTATTCGGCTGGGTGGTTGAGATTGATCCCTACAATCCACAAAGCAAACCAGTCAAGCGCACTGCTCTTGGTCGGTTCAAGCATGAAAGCGCTCAGGTTGTTGTTGATGACAAGAACCGTGTTGCTTTCTATCAGGGTGACGACGAGCGCAACGAGTATATCTACAAGTTCGTTTGTGCCCAACCTTTCAATCCCAGAAATCGTTCTGCTAACCACAATTTACTCGATAACGGTGTTCTGTACGTTGCCAAATTCAATGACAACGGTACTGGTGAGTGGATTCCTTTGGTCTACGGTCAGCGTGGTTTGACACCAGAGAACGGTTTCAGAAGTCAAGCTGAGGTGCTTATCAAGACAAGACAAGCTGGCGATCGCGTCGGCGCAACCATGATGGATCGCCCAGAGTGGGTAGCTGTGCGTCCTCGCATCGGCGGATATAAAGAGATTGAAGTCTACTGCACATTGACCAACAATAATCGTCGGGGCACAACTCCAGTTTCCTCCAACCAGCCAGACGGCACAACAGCAGCAGGCGGTGCCCGTCCTCCTGTGAATCCTCCCAACCCACGTCCTGACAACCGTTACGGTCACATCATCCGTTGGCGCGAAGATGGACGCAGCGTTACGGCTACAACTTTCAAATGGGATATCTTCTTTGAAGCTGGGGACAAAACTAGACCCGAACCAAATCTTAAAGGCAACATTAAAGGTGACGACTTAAGTTCACCAGATGGTCTGTGGTTCGACGACTTCGGCCGCCTTTGGATTCAGACTGACCACGCAGGTGATGGTATCGGTGATTTGGTAAACATCGGTAGCAACACCATGTCGTGTGCTGACCCCAACACCAAACAAGTTAGGCGCTTCTTAACCAGCCCTACAGATTGTGAGGTAACTGGCATTACCAGCACACCCGATGGCAAAGCTATGTTTATCAACATCCAGCACCCAGGCGATCGCGGGGATGCCTCGAATCCCACGATCGCTAGCAATTGGCCTAACAGTCAAGGGTATGGCCCATCAGGTCGCCCACGTTCATCAGTGGTAGTAATTACCCGTAATGACGGTGGCGTTGTTGGTGGTCTTTAAAGACGATAGGAACAGATTTATTTAGCGATCGCTTTAAATAGTTTTAAATCACCTTAATCCTTAACCGAAACACGGGCAAGGATAAGGTGATTTACTTATAACTATTAACCCACAACTTTTGTTGCTCTCTTCTTACGTTGCATCCACAATCCCATAACACCAGCAATAGCCGTACCACCAACAGCTAACGGTTCGGGTACTTTAGTGTAGCTGACAGTACCTACTTGTGTTGTATTTACTGATTGGTCAATCAGATAAAAGTTGTTTCCTCCGACATCTGGAGTATTTGGATTACTTGCGATCGCAAACTGGTCTGCAACAAAATAGCTTAGTCCCAGAACTTCGCCATTATTAAAACTGGCTATAGGAAAACTATTGAAATCAGTATCATCTCCCGGATTTCTCACAAAGTCTGAAAACACCAGAGTCAAAAACTGCTAAAATCTATATATAGCAAGCATTTTAGCAGTTTTAAAGCATGACTCGACCAGCAGAGCGATCGCTCCCAAAACAGAACAGAAAGAACAACCAAAATCACCCCCAGTCGTAGTTAATTTCAACGGGGGACAGGTAACATCTGATGCTGGTTTAAGCTTAATTGCGGAACTAGACCGAAAACTGCAAATAACATCACGGTTGGCAGTATGTTTCCAAGATTACCGTCAGTCAAACCGAATGTTGCATCCTATCGAAAGCTTAATTGCACAACGGATATATGGCTTAGTCATGGGATACGAAGATTTGAACGACCATGAAGAGTTACGTCATGATCCAATGTTTGCTCTAGCATTACAAAAAAGAATTGGTATAGAAAACGAACTGACTGTATTAGCAGGCAAAAGCACATTAAATAGGCTGGAACATTGTCCAGAAGATGTAGAGCAAGGAGCAGACAGTCGTTATCATAAAATCGGGCATTGTCCATCAAAAATTGAAAGTCTATTTGTGGATATATTTCTAGAATCTTACGCCAAAGAACCACGACAAATTATTTTAGACTTGGATGTAACTGATGATTTAGTACATGGAACTCAGGAGCAAGTTTTTTTCAATACTTATTACGCAGGATACTGCTATGCTCCACAAAATATTTTTTGTGGCAAACACTTATTGGCAGCAAAACTACG contains:
- a CDS encoding glycosyltransferase family 2 protein — encoded protein: MDSVVGETVFFSVVIPTYNRQPILEKCLRALEVQELSKSSSVTDYEIVLVDDGSTDGTLEWLAGHKEEFPHVRWFGQDHAGPAAARNLGVEQALGDTIIFIDSDLVVLENFLQAHAEALVQGQEKLGSDRFFTYGAVINTCNFNNPTAEPYKVTDFSAAFFATGNVAIPKHWLEKAGLFDTSFQLYGWEDLELGVRLKKLGLTLIKCPEAVGYHWHPAFKLEQIPRLIDQEIQRGRMGVLFYQKHPTLEVRMMIQMTWLHRLLWGILSLNGALNERTMAPLLQWLINLGKPQLALEIARIFLNWYNVKGVYQAYTEMQQAS
- a CDS encoding PEP-CTERM sorting domain-containing protein (PEP-CTERM proteins occur, often in large numbers, in the proteomes of bacteria that also encode an exosortase, a predicted intramembrane cysteine proteinase. The presence of a PEP-CTERM domain at a protein's C-terminus predicts cleavage within the sorting domain, followed by covalent anchoring to some some component of the (usually Gram-negative) cell surface. Many PEP-CTERM proteins exhibit an unusual sequence composition that includes large numbers of potential glycosylation sites. Expression of one such protein has been shown restore the ability of a bacterium to form floc, a type of biofilm.), whose product is MFSDFVRNPGDDTDFNSFPIASFNNGEVLGLSYFVADQFAIASNPNTPDVGGNNFYLIDQSVNTTQVGTVSYTKVPEPLAVGGTAIAGVMGLWMQRKKRATKVVG
- a CDS encoding PhoX family protein, with amino-acid sequence MKGRFHPKNNLTLNPSGNESIHDVIDRVSLSRRRFIMTAVGTSVLTVLGDVSIGGFLQSVDAAPIPKGTGFAGIGFKSIPPNLLNPATGLLEKDLVSVPEGYTAKVLIAWGDPIAPGGPTWLADASQDAAAQGKQFGMHNDGMHYFPLQPGNVVGRTVSSQARSLRGFVNKPINTGLLCVNHEYTQESILHPDGLDVVTIAKVRKSQAAHGVSVVEISKNGNEWSFNRNSRYGRRITGNTEMRVSGPAAGNALLKSKKFSIQPTGSVDTGTRNDGYTAYGTLNNCANGYTPWGTYLTCEENWNGYFANSTRDVVAIPGIEKSDILAGQNRYGISTSSSYRWPEVDPRFDASTNPLEPHLFGWVVEIDPYNPQSKPVKRTALGRFKHESAQVVVDDKNRVAFYQGDDERNEYIYKFVCAQPFNPRNRSANHNLLDNGVLYVAKFNDNGTGEWIPLVYGQRGLTPENGFRSQAEVLIKTRQAGDRVGATMMDRPEWVAVRPRIGGYKEIEVYCTLTNNNRRGTTPVSSNQPDGTTAAGGARPPVNPPNPRPDNRYGHIIRWREDGRSVTATTFKWDIFFEAGDKTRPEPNLKGNIKGDDLSSPDGLWFDDFGRLWIQTDHAGDGIGDLVNIGSNTMSCADPNTKQVRRFLTSPTDCEVTGITSTPDGKAMFINIQHPGDRGDASNPTIASNWPNSQGYGPSGRPRSSVVVITRNDGGVVGGL
- a CDS encoding bifunctional serine/threonine-protein kinase/formylglycine-generating enzyme family protein; the encoded protein is MPTTGTVLRNHYKIIKILGSGGFGDTYLAVDLDLPNQPQCVVKHLKPNSDPAVLQIVRRLFDSEAQVLYRLGNDSDQIPRLFAHFEEQGQFYLVQEFVDGEDLSYEVIPGQKLTQIAVTKLLEEILEILAVVHKKNIIHRDIKPQNLMRRRQDGKIVLIDFGAVKEVNTVMVNSQGQTSVSVTIGSLGYMPSEQAGGQPKLSSDVYAVGMLAIQALTGLQPHELPKDPTDGEVIWRNWANVTEKLALVLNKMVSYHFRDRYPSAVEALEALKLSTPQQRQSTPTITTPTIQTPPPTKIISPNWSRRKVIQTVGFAGAGLGLAIVLPRFWQSDSGETTPTSRPASTPEITRFASNLKTFQFETVIVNAQGNITNRRNEQANYFEEDLGNGVTLDMVQIPGGTFTMGSPEGEAERDKDESPQHQVKVPGFFMGKYEITQAQYQAIMGTNPAKFQGDGRPVEQVSWDNAVEFCQKLSQKTGKNYRLPSEAKWEYACRAGTTTPFYFGETITTDLVNYDGNFRYGSAPKGEYRQQTTNLGKFPPNSFGLYDMHGNVWEWCQDVYNDNYTGAPTDGTPWLSGKDNNIKLLRGGGWIYDAGGCRSADRLSFAHASRAYHVGFRVMAVALA